A genomic window from Thermosinus carboxydivorans Nor1 includes:
- a CDS encoding O-linked N-acetylglucosamine transferase family protein yields MRNLRVVHVNRFDFQGGAARIVWTLIDGMTALGYDGHIFAHHCTTNDPRVIPMPFTETKWQRKLLRQQSQEGMFDLYSAALINVLNHPLFDQADIVHLHCINGGYFSFLLLPFLTAKPTVWTLYDPLAFTAGCLNSGSCDRWRQNWCAQCPQDENSKNPRQRELVQLIKASVYKIAKFTVVCPSAWLEKQAKDSILQGHDIRLIYNGIDTDHFCPGDRAKLRKKLGLPADKKIIMFAAHGGCNDSVKGDVFLCQALQKLHNRYPDLLLLNIGTIDNSALTGLPTPRIDLPFINEPRLLAEYYGAADLLVSPSLVENLSLTICEAMACGTPVVAFAVGDTPEIVVHGETGYLAEPGDSDDLVRGMAFFLDDAAARQRAGEAARLRILDKFSAKRMVNDYIDLYEEILWTAGGPNLIAVGLERLPRLIAKSQSQGWDQVWQEFRKLHNTFAPEDAPQRALFIDQFFSSCLQFINAAAQSSVFWEIIERWHKYRLLSCCDGLPPAEQQVLLSFCQILREKMRQYLTHTPLTELAKLDEQRQQLLLIIWRQVFFDAFSPLNLQANVSAAPGRSEDFVAARGTADWYARLMVASMDYPFAVPPVPITAAELWNHSVVPFCVKAIITYWLLNVPFFNIEEQHRRKFLQYATDLCRLSMSRRFFLPFVGAVMDGFWRISYVGGNNVAPLSAFGDFIASHMRRFFPQYAALDRSRKKRRKGDKIRIGYISRMFRHQAVSYYMVNRIIHHDKSKFEVYVFALDSCHDEISELFVKHSDYFKRFPNIYDIESIAQSIVDSQLDILIYTDIGMDPVTYMLAGLQLAPVQCAMVGHGTTTGMPTIQYYISGDFEPADADSHYRETLIRLPNLGAAQYPPPFTPEPLPTRKDWKIPEEVVVFVSCANGIKHGPQRDALLLDILKKAPNACIVLKPYHVSNVDNPLTSRIMAKAREAGVDNRLFIIPPLKHVVALLAIADVQLDTYPYGGWTTNMEALYMGLPIVTQEGEMARSRWGAHMLRALGIQEGIAANELEYVDWAVRFAQDGELRRRVRDQIRKRATSVLFNGAAAQPAFEAALTRIVNEYRDPKEQGGF; encoded by the coding sequence ATGAGAAACTTGCGGGTTGTCCATGTTAACCGTTTTGATTTCCAGGGTGGGGCGGCCCGGATTGTCTGGACGCTCATAGATGGCATGACGGCCTTAGGCTATGATGGTCATATTTTTGCCCACCACTGTACTACTAACGACCCACGGGTCATACCAATGCCATTTACAGAGACTAAATGGCAACGAAAGCTGCTTAGGCAGCAATCCCAGGAGGGCATGTTTGATTTATACTCGGCTGCTCTAATCAATGTGCTTAATCACCCTTTGTTTGATCAGGCGGACATTGTTCATCTGCACTGTATCAACGGTGGCTATTTTTCCTTTTTGCTGCTGCCGTTTCTGACAGCCAAACCCACAGTATGGACATTGTATGATCCGCTTGCCTTTACAGCCGGGTGTTTGAATTCCGGTTCCTGCGACAGATGGCGGCAGAACTGGTGTGCACAATGTCCACAGGACGAAAATAGCAAGAACCCGCGGCAGCGGGAGTTAGTGCAGCTAATTAAAGCGTCGGTATATAAAATAGCTAAATTCACAGTGGTCTGTCCGTCAGCGTGGCTGGAAAAGCAGGCCAAAGACAGCATTTTGCAGGGACATGACATCAGATTGATTTACAACGGCATCGATACCGACCATTTTTGTCCGGGAGATCGGGCCAAGCTGAGGAAAAAGCTGGGGCTGCCTGCGGACAAAAAAATCATTATGTTTGCCGCCCATGGCGGTTGTAACGATAGTGTGAAGGGCGACGTTTTTTTATGCCAGGCTTTACAAAAACTACATAACCGCTATCCGGATCTGCTTTTGCTTAATATTGGCACGATAGATAATTCTGCGCTCACCGGACTGCCAACACCGCGTATAGACCTTCCCTTCATCAATGAACCGCGGCTCTTAGCCGAATACTATGGGGCGGCTGACCTTTTGGTCTCACCGTCCCTAGTGGAAAACTTAAGCCTTACTATTTGTGAGGCCATGGCCTGCGGTACGCCGGTTGTGGCCTTTGCCGTCGGCGACACGCCGGAAATTGTGGTACACGGGGAAACAGGGTATCTGGCAGAACCGGGCGATAGTGACGACCTTGTCCGCGGCATGGCTTTTTTCCTGGACGATGCCGCTGCCAGACAGCGCGCTGGCGAGGCGGCGAGGCTAAGAATTCTGGATAAATTCAGCGCTAAGCGCATGGTAAACGACTATATTGATCTTTATGAAGAAATATTATGGACTGCCGGTGGTCCAAACTTGATAGCTGTGGGCCTCGAACGTTTGCCCCGGTTGATAGCAAAAAGCCAAAGTCAAGGCTGGGACCAAGTCTGGCAGGAGTTTCGGAAGCTTCATAATACCTTTGCGCCAGAGGATGCGCCACAACGGGCCCTCTTTATTGACCAGTTCTTTAGCAGCTGTCTTCAGTTCATAAATGCGGCGGCCCAGAGCTCAGTATTCTGGGAGATCATTGAACGATGGCATAAATATCGCTTGCTGTCCTGCTGTGATGGGTTGCCGCCGGCGGAACAACAGGTGCTTTTGTCTTTTTGCCAGATCTTGCGGGAGAAAATGCGCCAGTATTTAACCCATACACCGCTTACCGAATTAGCCAAACTAGACGAACAGCGGCAGCAGCTGCTCCTTATCATCTGGCGGCAAGTATTCTTCGATGCTTTTTCCCCCCTCAACCTGCAGGCCAATGTTTCGGCCGCGCCTGGTCGTAGCGAAGATTTTGTTGCTGCCAGAGGTACGGCTGATTGGTATGCACGGCTGATGGTGGCCAGTATGGATTATCCCTTTGCCGTCCCACCTGTTCCCATTACTGCGGCCGAGCTGTGGAACCATTCGGTAGTGCCTTTTTGCGTCAAAGCTATCATTACTTATTGGCTGCTTAACGTGCCGTTCTTTAATATTGAAGAACAACACCGGCGAAAGTTTTTACAATACGCAACCGACTTGTGCCGCTTGTCTATGTCACGCCGGTTTTTCCTCCCTTTTGTCGGTGCGGTCATGGACGGCTTCTGGCGTATTTCCTATGTCGGCGGCAACAATGTTGCGCCCCTTTCGGCGTTTGGCGATTTTATCGCCAGCCACATGCGGCGGTTTTTCCCGCAATATGCAGCGTTGGACCGCAGCCGGAAGAAACGCCGCAAAGGCGATAAAATTCGTATTGGCTATATATCAAGAATGTTTCGCCATCAGGCCGTTAGTTACTACATGGTGAACAGGATTATACACCATGATAAAAGCAAGTTTGAAGTATATGTATTTGCGCTAGATAGCTGCCATGATGAGATAAGCGAGTTATTCGTCAAGCATAGCGATTATTTTAAAAGGTTTCCCAATATATATGATATTGAAAGCATCGCCCAAAGTATTGTTGACAGCCAACTAGATATTTTGATCTATACCGACATTGGTATGGACCCCGTTACCTACATGCTGGCCGGTTTACAGCTGGCTCCTGTTCAGTGCGCAATGGTAGGCCATGGGACGACGACCGGCATGCCGACAATTCAATATTATATCAGCGGCGATTTTGAACCGGCCGATGCCGATAGTCACTACCGGGAAACACTGATAAGACTGCCCAATTTGGGAGCGGCCCAGTATCCGCCGCCGTTCACGCCGGAGCCCCTTCCTACCCGTAAGGACTGGAAGATCCCCGAGGAGGTTGTCGTTTTTGTTTCCTGTGCCAACGGCATCAAGCATGGCCCTCAGCGTGACGCCCTCCTGCTTGATATCCTGAAAAAGGCGCCTAATGCCTGTATCGTACTTAAACCCTATCATGTTTCCAATGTAGATAATCCGTTGACTAGCCGTATTATGGCGAAAGCGCGGGAGGCAGGCGTAGACAACCGCTTGTTTATTATTCCGCCGCTTAAGCACGTAGTGGCCCTATTAGCCATTGCCGATGTACAACTTGATACTTATCCTTACGGCGGCTGGACAACCAACATGGAAGCACTGTATATGGGTCTGCCGATTGTCACCCAGGAAGGCGAGATGGCTCGCAGCCGTTGGGGGGCCCATATGCTGCGGGCTTTGGGTATCCAGGAAGGCATTGCCGCCAATGAGCTTGAATATGTTGACTGGGCGGTGCGGTTTGCCCAAGATGGAGAACTGCGCCGGCGGGTCAGGGACCAGATACGCAAGCGGGCCACAAGCGTCCTGTTTAATGGCGCCGCGGCCCAGCCGGCCTTTGAGGCAGCCTTAACCCGAATTGTTAATGAGTACCGGGACCCAAAAGAACAGGGAGGTTTTTAA